A portion of the Magnolia sinica isolate HGM2019 chromosome 17, MsV1, whole genome shotgun sequence genome contains these proteins:
- the LOC131231836 gene encoding protein SEED AND ROOT HAIR PROTECTIVE PROTEIN-like, producing the protein MLCANVGAVVRVTCMGYDENGYELAPYTVLCDPTDKNGYLFATLAHSEMDRLGKLSECKAFVDASPSETCDIPTNVNNGMSGALLSSSRLLTDKKMKLCIVGPFVYTSGPHTIGEGY; encoded by the coding sequence ATGCTCTGTGCTAATGTAGGAGCTGTGGTGAGAGTGACTTGCATGGGTTACGATGAAAATGGCTATGAGCTGGCTCCTTACACCGTCTTATGCGACCCAACCGATAAAAATGGCTACTTGTTCGCGACATTGGCCCATTCGGAAATGGACCGTCTTGGAAAGCTTTCGGAGTGCAAGGCGTTCGTTGATGCCTCTCCATCTGAGACTTGTGACATTCCCACCAACGTCAACAATGGAATGAGTGGAGCGCTTCTCAGTTCCTCCCGCCTTCTCACCGACAAGAAGATGAAGCTATGCATTGTAGGGCCGTTTGTTTATACATCTGGACCGCACACCATCGGTGAAGGTTATTAG
- the LOC131231454 gene encoding protein SEED AND ROOT HAIR PROTECTIVE PROTEIN-like gives MALNYLLLACSLLSLSLAVCAHVGPTTYGYGPQSDVGYPKADEDKHITSVGVRGVVQCRSGLKLGPLQGAVVRVTCMGYDENGHELAPYTTLCEATDKNGYFFMALAHSEMDCLSECKAYLESSPSETCNVPTNVNNGMSGALLGSYGLLNDKKMKLCTVGPFVYTTGAHTTSEGY, from the exons atggccctcaactacctCTTACTGGCATGCTCTCTCCTCTCCCTATCACTAGCCGTTTgtgcccatgtgggacccaccacttatGGGTATGGCCCACAATCAGACGTTGGGTATCCAAAGGCTGATGAAGACAAGCACATCACGAGCGTCGGCGTGCGAGGGGTTGTGCAGTGTCGATCAGGCCTCAAGCTCGGCCCTCTTCAAG GAGCTGTGGTGAGAGTGACTTGCATGGGCTATGATGAAAATGGCCATGAGCTGGCTCCCTACACTACCTTATGCGAAGCGACCGACAAAAATGGCTACTTCTTCATGGCGTTGGCTCACTCAGAAATGGACTGTCTTTCAGAGTGCAAGGCGTACCTCGAATCCTCACCGTCAGAGACATGCAACGTTCCCACCAATGTTAACAATGGAATGAGCGGTGCGCTTCTAGGTTCTTATGGTCTTCTCAATGACAAGAAGATGAAGCTATGCACCGTCGGGCCATTCGTTTATACGACCGGAGCCCACACTACCAGTGAAGGTTATTAG